Proteins from one Lepidochelys kempii isolate rLepKem1 chromosome 6, rLepKem1.hap2, whole genome shotgun sequence genomic window:
- the LOC140913709 gene encoding tripartite motif-containing protein 72-like — translation MAAPSIKMWPRKKATETGHKDVMVPVEKEDLTLDPDTAHPELEISADGKEVKCGSFRNVSSSPSQFDTANCVVARQSFSVGQHYWEVFVGQKPRWNLGIVSEEAERKGRLIQKTSGSGEVFAEGYWLIGYNKEKAGKPYWAFDTNQMPFDCSPHPETIGVYLDCTSGEVTFYNPDDPDNLVPLYSFYNAAFKNAPVYPIFDPCWHDNGGNAQPLKIL, via the exons AGCATTAAAATGTGGCCAAGGAAAAAAGCTACCGAGACTGGCCACAAGGACGTCATGGTACCAG TGGAGAAGGAGGATCTAACCCTGGACCCAGACACGGCCCATCCCGAGCTGGAGATCTCAGCGGACGGGAAGGAGGTGAAATGCGGGAGTTTCAGGAACGTCAGCTCCAGTCCCAGCCAATTCGACACGGCCAACTGCGTGGTGGCCCGGCAGAGCTTCAGCGTGGGGCAGCACTACTGGGAGGTGTTCGTGGGCCAGAAACCGCGCTGGAACCTGGGCATCGTCTCGGAGGAAGCGGAGAGAAAGGGCAGATTGATCCAGAAGACCTCAGGGTCTGGTGAGGTCTTTGCCGAGGGCTACTGGCTGATTGGCTACAACAAGGAGAAGGCCGGGAAGCCATACTGGGCATTTGACACCAACCAGATGCCCTTTGACTGTAGCCCCCACCCTGAGACCATCGGGGTCTATCTTGATTGCACGAGCGGGGAAGTGACCTTCTACAACCCCGATGACCCCGATAATTTGGTCCCCCTGTACTCCTTCTACAATGCTGCCTTCAAGAACGCCCCCGTCTACCCCATCTTCGACCCCTGCTGGCATGACAATGGGGGCAACGCCCAGCCCCTTAAAATCCTGTGA